The uncultured Methanolobus sp. sequence GATGTTCGTTTGCCGGCGCTGTAGCTGTCACTTCACAGATAACCGATGCACTGACAATCTCCCACGGGCCGAGAAGCTGCATGCACATTGCTTCACATTTTCTCAACAGTGCATTGATCAATGCAAGTTCAAGGTACGGAACTGATTTATCAGGACAGGAAGGAAATAATTTTATATCAACGGACATGGGTGAAAATGCCTTTATCTTCGGTGCAGCGGAAGAACTTAGTTCCTGCCTTGAAAAAGCTGCAATTGCAGGATGGAACAACATGTTCATTGTCAGCACATGTCCGGCAGGCCTGATAGGCGATGATATGGAACATTCCATATTTTCCGTAAAACAGAGGTTCCCGGAGAAAAACATCTTTGCTGTGCCTGTAGATGGAAATCTTGCAGGTGACTTCGCTCAGGGACTTGTTGAAGGTTGCAGGGTAGTTTCAGGCATGATAGACCCGTCCGTGAAAGCGGAAGAGAGACTGGTCAATATAATCGGTGAAAAAACACTTTCCGATAACCTGAATTCTAATTTTGCCATTATTGAAGAGCTTCTTGGAAAGCTCGGTGTCAGGGTAAATTGCCGTTTCCTGTCAAACACAACTGTTGAAGAAATAAAGAATTTCAGGAAAGCGTCACTGAACATTCTGGCATATCACGATGATTCCGGCATGATCCTGAAGGAATTACTTGATGCCAGACTTGGAATTGATTTTTTAGGACTTCCTTTTCCCATAGGTTTTACGGAAACTGCTGACTGGCTGGAATTACTAGCTGAAAGTTTTGGCATGGAGAACGAAGCCAGGAAACTGATTGAAGAAGAAAAAAATATATACGATCATGAAATTGCAGACCTGCGTCCTTTCCTGAAAGGAAAGCGCGTCCTTATCAGTGCTTTTGGCCTGAACCTTGACTGGATAATTGATACGATCCTGGACCTTGGCATGGTTATAGTAAAAGTTGGCCTGGTTGGATCAGACGGTGATGAGTTCAGGAGCCGGCACATCGGGATATTACCCCTGGATTATGATTATAATGCCGAAAAAAGGGAAAAGGACATTGAAACACTGCATCCTGATCTGGTGTTATCTAACTATCCTCCCTTAATACCGAAAGAAGGAGTGCATCATGATGCCATACCTTTCTCCCCGGATGTGGGATTCAGGAGCAGCCTGACCATGGCACGCAGATGGAGCAGGCTCATGAGACTGCCGGTTATTGAGGGATGGAAACTTGACGGGGCTGATTTGTCATGACACTTGTGGCAGATGCGTTTACAGGTTCGCTGCTGGCCGTAGAAGGCATAAGGGACGCCATGGTTGTGTTAAACGGGCCTACAGGTTGTAAATTCTATCATTCACACATTTCTGACTGCCAGTACCCGAGGGCTTCTTCTTTTGATCCTCTGGGATATCTGGAGGAATTCTATTTCGGGCAGCCACGCGTTCCGTGTACCTACCTCGAAGGTGACGATTACGTTGCAGGCTCAACCGAAAAACTCCAGAGAGTACTTCCTGCAATCGCCTCAAAAAGCAATGACATGATAGTTGTTGTGAATTCCCCGGGTGCTTCGCTTATAGGAGATGACCTCAAACGTTTTATTGAAAATGCCGGTCTGGCAGAACGTTGCATGGCCATTGAAAATGCGGGATATTCATCTCCTGTCTGCAAGGGTTTTGAAGATACGGTAATTGAGATCCTCAGGTGGATGAAACTCAGCAAACCGGATTCAGAACAGCTTCCTGAAAAAGTAAATCTTTTGGGTATATCACTGTACCAAAGCAACTGGGACAGTTCAGTAGACGAATTGAAAAAACTGCTGTCATATATGAATATTGAAGTAGGGGCTGTCCTGTGTGCAGGAGCAAGTACTGAAGAAATTCGCAATTCCACATCCTCTGCCTGTAATCTGGTAGTTTTCCCGGAGTATGGCCTGAAAATTGCACAATGGTATGAGAAGAACTTCGGCATCCCCTACATGCTGTCTCCTGCCGGTGCGCCTGTTGGTTATGGTGCTACGGAAACCTGGCTTAGATCAGCCGCATCAATGACATCAGCTGACTCTTCTCTTGCATTGAAAATGCTTAGAAAGGAACGGAAAAAACATTATCATAAGATCTCACGGTTCCATTCTCTTACAGGTCTTCCAAAAGGTGCTACGTTTGCCATCAATGGTGACAGCTCTGTTGTGCTTCCTCTTACAAAATGGTTGTATGGCTATCTTGGGATGGTGCCTGCCGGAGTAAAAACCATGCCGGGCGGGAATCCTGAAGCGGAAGCTATGATCGTTGATTTCCTTGAAGAAAAAGGGTTCGGGGATTCCTGGGGCAGTTTCAATGAGTGTATGCCTGTGGATGTAGTGCTGGCAGACGGGCACAGTGTTAAAATGATGCGTGAAAAACGGCTTTGCAGAACTGGAGTGGAGATAGCACTCCCTTCATCAGGATATCTGAATTTCCTTCCAAGGACGTATGTGGGGATCAATGGTTCACTGTTTCTGCTGGAAGAGATTTTCAATGGTCTCAGGGTAATGCCCTGAGATCTTTGCCGTTTATGACTCATCATGAGTTATAAAAATAAGGAAGGAGGAAAGAACAAATGGAGAATATGGATTCAGGACATCAGATAAAGAAAGACCCGAAGACAGCCATCCTGCTTGTGACCCCGGGTACCACAAGAAACGGAGCAGAAAAGATACTTGGAAATTGTGTAAAAGCCTTCAGATCCGCATATCCCGATGCAGTGGTACGTTATGCAATTGCATCCGAACTCGTCAGGCAGATAATAACTGAAGAAGGAGTGGTGGAGAAAAGTCCACTTGGGGCGTTAGCAGAGCTTATTGACGAAGGATTTGCAAAAATAATAGTCCAACCGCTATATATTACACCTGGTGATGGCCTACATTCCCTTTATACGATAGTGAACACAATGAACAGTTTTTCGGGTAAGCACGGATTGTTTGGCATCGAGGGAATACTGATAGGAAAACCGCTCCTGATGAACACAAAGGATTACAATGACGCAGCAAAGGCCATATCATCATATTTCGGAACTCCCGGAGATGGGGAGGCACTGGTACTGGTCTCATCCGTGGATGAAGGCGGAGCCGATCCTTCCCTTTGCCAGTTGCAGCTTATCATGGATGAAACTACTGCCGGGAATATCATTATCGGTAGCTCTTACGGATATCCTGGGACCGACTGGGTCATGAAGCGGCTTAAGCACATAAATACTAAAAAGGTCACATTAGGCACACTTGCACTGATACCGGGAAAACATGCAGAATATGAGCTCAGTGGGGACAAACCAGAGTCATGGAATAAAATACTGGAAAACGCCGGTTATGAGGTTTCAGTCAGTGAAAAAGTCCTTGGCGAATCCCCGGAAGTTGCAGGGTTGCTTATAGATTCCCTGGGAGAAGTCGGGAAAAGTCACGGTTTTCTTTAAAATACGAATACGGAAAAACTATCAGAATGCGATTACCTCCGTAAACCTGTATGCTTTCCGTATTTGAGAAAACAGATTTCATGAGAAGATATCCGGGAAAGAGATATTCAGAACCGGTGTCCTCTCATTTTTTATTCAGAATAATATGACGGATTTATAATCATCCAGTAATGGAAAACACCGGGATAACATGAGAATAGTGGATATAGGGGCTGGCACCGGGGCAAGCCAATCTTTTTTGACGGCAGGAAAAGACCTGCAAAGTTCCGGATATGATATTGAGGTATTTTCTTTTAGTTCGGAAAATCTTGATTTATCTGAAAAAGAATTCAGGGAATGCCTGGATCTGATAGAATCTTCTGATTTTGTCATTTTAAGGATGCATGGGGGAACAGCTTACTTCAGGAAGTTCGTAAGATTGAAAGCGGTCCTGATAACGTTGGATATTCCTGTGTTCATCCAGAGCGAGATCACAGAGGAAATGCATGAACTCAGATTCCTGTTCAGGTTATCCGATACCCACTTTAATGCAGTTAATACCTATATCCAGCTTGGAGGTGAAGAGAATTCAAAAGCCCTTTTCCTGTGGGCACACAAACATCTGGGCAATCTTGACGTTGATGTGCCGGAACCCGTGTATCCTAGAATGGAGGGTGTTTACCATCCTGATTATAAAAGAAACATATCTTTTGAGGAATTCAATGCAATGTCAGATTCTTCCAGGCCTACCACCGGGGTTATGTTCTGGCAGGGACAATGGCTCACAGGTGATCTCAAGGCAATTGATGCACTTATCCGCTCCCTTGAAAAGGAAGGTATGAATGTTTTACCTGTTTTCTGCCAGTCGGCACCGAACCCTGTTACAGGCTCACAGGGTATACGGAAGGTTGTTGAACATTATTTCATAAAGGACGGAAAACCACGAATAGATGTACTGATACTCAATATGGGATTCTCTCAGCTTTCCCTTTCTTCCCCGGGGGATGGAAATACAGTAGAGGAGATATTCAATTTCTTTAACCTGCTGAATGTACCTGTGCTGCAGGCAATGACAACCTATTATTCTTATGATGAATGGTACGAAAGTATCCAGGGCCTCGGAGCAATGGAGATTTCATCAAATATTGTATGGCCTGAATATGACGGTCAAATAATCACTGTTCCCATCGCTTCTATAGAAAGTGGCGAGGGCCACGGGACCAGAGAAGCTGTGCCCATTATGTCAAGGGTGGACAAAGTTGCAAGACTTGCACGGAAATGGGCAGAACTGCGAAGAACACACGTTAAAGACAGGAAAATTGCGATTCTCCTGCACCAGAATCCTCCGCGTAGTGACGGTGTTGGGGGTGCTTTCGGACTTGATGCTCCGGAGAGTGTTGTGGAAATGCTTGAAACCTTAAAGAAAGTGGGTTATTACGTGGAAAGACTTCCAGAGAACGGAAATGAAATTGTTGAGGAAATACTGGCAGGAATCAGCAATGACTGCGAATGGCTCTCTCCTGAAGAAATGATAGAAAGAGCTGCTGATCTTATCACCGGATCAAAATACAGGGAATGGTTTGAAAAAGTGCCAGATATCCCTGCAAAGCAGATCTGCAGGGACTGGGGAGATCCGCCGGGTGATTTTTTTGCATGTGACAGGACTCTTGCCGTACCGGGAGTGATGAACGGGAACATCTTCATCGGCCTGCAGCCTCCACGGGGCTTTCTGGAACAGGTTGAAACGATGTACCATAATACCGAACTGGTTATGCCACACCATTATCTTGCCTATTACAGGTGGCTTGGAAATGAGTTTGGAGCCCATGCAGTAATACATTTTGGCACACACGGCACACTTGAATGGCTCCCGGGAAAAGCTACGGGCTTGTCAGATAACTGTTTCCCTGATGTGGTACTGGATGATATACCCAACCTGTATCCGTACATAATGGATAATCCTGGAGAGGGAATGCAGGCCAAAAGGCGTAGCTGGGCGGTTATACTGGATCATCTTGTCCCGGCAATGACAAGGGCTGACGGATACGACTCAATACTTGATCTGGAGATTAAGCTGCAGGATTATTTCAGGGCAAAAAGAGGTGCTGAGAAGATTAAAACAGAACAGTTGCTGGAAGATATCTGCCATGATGTACTTAAACTTGAACTCATAAAAGACCTTGGTCTGGATGATGGTGTTGCTCCTGAAAACATAGAACAGGAACTTGAAAGGCTTTATGATTACCTTTGTGACATCAAAGACAACCTGATAAAGGACGGGCTTCATGTATTCGGTAAGGCCCCGCACGGGAAGCGATTTGAGGAAATGGTATATAGCCTTACCAGACTCAGAAACGGGGAGGTGCCTTCCCTGCGTGAGAGTGTGGCAAGGAACGACGAACTTGATTTAAGGGACCTGCAGGATAATCCGTCGGAAATGCATCCTGAAAAAAATGTTCTTAAAGGGGTTTTGCTGGACAGGGTTGACGAGAGGTCACGTGAACTTATTGCTGAGATGGATAAAAAGAACTATGAGCCATACCAATGTCTCGCTGCCTGCAACCTGTTATTCCCGAATGATAATGGAGAGGTCAGGCAGGTTGTTTCATATATATGTAAGACGATAGCTCCGAACCTGTTAAGGACAGAGGATGAACTGAAGAATTGTCTGAGAGGACTTGACGGCGGATATGTACCTCCAGGTCCTTCCGGTTCTCCTACACGGGGAAATTCCCACCTTATTCCTACGGGGAAGAATTTCTATTCTATAGACCCGGCAATTATCCCGACTCCGGTTTCATGGGAAGTTGGGAAAAAACTTGCCGAACAGATGATCGAACGACATATCGATGAGGAAGGACAATATCCTGAGAATGTGGGTATTGTGGTCTTTGCAACTGACACTATGAAGACCGGCGGCGATGATATTGCCTATATATTGTGGCTGATGGGGCTGCGTCCCCTATGGTCTGCCCGCGGGGGGGTTATAACAGGTCTTGAAGTTATACCGCTGGAAGAGCTCGGACATCCCCGGGTGGACGTAACACTACGTATAAGCGGCCTGTTCCGTGATGCATTCCCAAACCTTGTGGATATGATCGATGATGGTGTCGGAATGATAGCTGCACTGGATGAAGCTGAAGATGAGAACTATCTCAGAAAGCATCTCCAGCAGGAACTTGTTGACTCGATTAAGAAAGGATTGGGCAGGAAGGAAGCACAGGAAAGGGCTCTGGTCAGGATATTCGGCTGTCCGCCCGGAACTTATGGAGTGGGTGTGGGAGAGCTTGTGGAAGCATCAAAATGGGATGATGCAAAAGACCTTGCTGATGTTTATGTAACGTGGGGAGGACATGCTTATGGCCGTAAGCTGAAAGGTGAGAAGATGCCGGAGCTTTTTAAGGAGCGTCTTGCCAGACTGGATGTCACTGTGAAGAACCATAATTCCAGAGAACTGGATATACTTGACAACGACGATGATTTCATGTATCATGGCGGCATGGTGGCTGGTGTCAAAACCTATGGTGACAGGGATCCGCTTTCTGTTGTAGGTGACAGTTCGGACCCTGACCGCCTGAAAACAAGAACCCTGGAAGAGGAGGGACGTTTCATATTCAGGAGCCGGATACTTAACCCGAAATGGCTTGAGGGCCTTAAACCGCATGGATACCGCGGTGCCCAGGAACTGTCTGCTATGGTGGATTATGCATTTGGCTGGGATGCTACTGCAGATATTATGGATGACTGGATGTATCAGGCAGTGACAGATAATTTCCTTTTTGATGATGATACAAAGCAGTGGATAGAGGAAAACAACCCCTATGCTTTGCGACAGATGGCTGGCAGGCTGCTGGAGGCGGTGCAGAGAGGCATGTGGGATGCCGATGAGGAGACTGTACGGAAGCTGATGGATATATATCTGGAAGCAGAGGATGTGATGGAGGGGATGGTGGAGTGAGGAGCGGGATGTGATGTGGCAGGGAAATCGGATAAAAGTCAGAAGAATAGGAGAAACAAATAGCTGTTTTCAGAAATCTGTTCTCATTGCAATTGTTTAAAAATATATCGCAGTTCTCTAACGCGTTTCACATCGGTTGGCCATATGTTGTCAGTACACAATAATAGTCCTCATTTCACTTATTGTGATTAACACATTTTTCCATATAATACATTACCAGCAACATTGTAGCGTAACCACCAATCAAATTTGTTGTTACGTTTATTCGAATATTCACTAAATATGTCGATATTATCACTATAAACCACAAAGAAAAACCAATAATTGAACTTTTGATCCCAACAATGTGTTCTGTTTTCCTACTTTCATCAGGATGAAACAGTATACAAAATATACTGTAATTCCTACAATTATTCCAATGTTTTCTTTATAATGCATTTTCCTTAATTTCATACATTACAACCACCATTTTTGTGACCCATTACCCCTTAGCCTTTTTCATGTACACATAAATTAAATGCATGATGAACATTGAAATGAAACCACCGATCAAAGCTATTAGCTGCATATTTCTAAATGATCCAAATTCAACGTTGAGCAAGAATGTCAATGTCATAACAATAAACCATAGGAAGAAAGCAATTATAATACTTTTAATGCCGATGAGTAACTTAGTTCTCTCTTTTTCAGTAACGACATTTTTAGTAAAAATGTATTGTCCACATATCACAAAAATAACTGAAGGTCCTATAAGCACCCAAAATGTTATTTGGTTGAAACAATTGATATCTAAAAAAATACCAACCATTATCAAGACAAAAAAAAACTAAATGCATATATCAAATAGCAACCTCCTCCTAGGAAATTGCCCTCTAATGCTTCCATATTTATCTTTTTCAGTATCAATGCTCCCATAACCTACTCCTATTCACCAGACGGATTTTCTACATTCACCCATTCTTTCAAATTCAGAAATGCTGTTTCCGATTAAAAGATACTGTCCGGATATCATAAAAATAATTAAAGGACCAGTCACCAGCCAAAGTGTGATTGTATTAAAAGAATCAATATTTAGATAAATATTGATAAGAAATAAGACACAAAACATGACTAACCCATAGATGCAGTAACATAGTGTCCCTATGATACCCCTGCAAAAGTTGCGATTAATCCATCAGTATTTACTTGCTTCATTTTCATACATCATAGCCCCTGCAAATCACTTTAATCTGCCTGCTATACACCTTTTCCATATAATACATTAGCAGTATTATTGTAGAGTAACCACCTAAAATATTTGCATAGTAGCCTATTTCAATATTTAATAAGTATGCTGATGTCGTCACAATAAGCCACACAAAGAAAGCAGTTATAGAACTTTGAATGTGTATTAAGTAATCTATTTTTCTTTCTTCACTGATTACTTTTTTTGACATGAGATAAGGAAATACCATTATGAAAAGAATGACAGGGCCATATATAACCCATTCACCTATCTGAGAATAACCGGTTTGCTGGTTGAATAACAAGGGTGAAGTTTTTGCCAGATACCTTACAAATATTGAAGAGTATGCAAAATATGCAAACACACCTACTATTGTTCCGAAATCCTCTTCTTTGCTTGTTTTTCTCAGTTTCATGTACCACACCCCTGTAATACACCCCTATTTGCCCGCCATAGGGGTTTTTAGTATACAAATTTATTAGCAAGATTCTCATCAATTCAACAATGGATACTGTTGATAATTTAATGATGTGTTGGAAACTTAATATTTTATTCTGTTGTATTGATATTTATAGACAGAACTTTCACTAAGAGGTATTACCCTTGAAGGAAACAATATAAATATTATGATTTTATTTTGATGAATTTTTAACTTGAATAGTTAAGAATTGTACTTACAGATGTGAAATCTTAAAACAAAAAATCCCAAGAAAAGAGCAATCTATCATCATTTCAGATTACCTTTTTACTTGCGAAGAAAGCCATAATTACCAAAAATGCCACAGCAGAAAAGTCCAGACCTGGTGCATTTTTACTTGTATAGAGGGTGTCTTCCTGTGCAAGTATTTTGCCACCTGTGTTCTCATTAAGATCATCAGTTGGATTTGAGATCCTGATAGATTCCTGCTCAGCCTGTTGACCATAGTTTACATTAACTGATACAAAAACAAGGGGGAAATCCTCAATTCCATTCTCTGTTCCCTTCTTTTCAAAAACACTGTATATGGAATCCATTGTAGATTTGTTGATTTCGGCATCTGCATTTACGAAAACTTCTCCGAAACCCCAAAGTACGTATTCATAGCTTACAACCGTAGGGTAAGCAGTCGGATTGAGCTCTTCGTCTGTCATATATTGCAGCATGCTGTTTGAAATACCAATATTATTTGCTTCTGCAATCTCATCCAGATTAGCGAAAGTTGTGCTGTTGATATTTTTCAAGCTCGCATTCATATCACTCGGCTGAAGCAATTCCTACAGCTAGCCCTGCAGTCAAAAGCAATAAAATGAATAGTAGCATAGATTTATTTGGGCACATCAAGTCCAAAACTCCATTATCATATCGATTTTTCTGGTTTTATTCTGTATTGGTGCTTTATTTTCAAATTCCATATTAATCATCCTAATTCCAAATTCCAACACAGACAGGATTAACCATCTATCCAGCAATGAATCAGATATTGAAGCCTGTCAGTTGTTACTATTGCACCGGTGCTACTAATTGGTGAATCGGTTAACCAGTAGTTTATAGCTTCCTGCAGCTCTGCTCTTGTCATTGATGTGCCACTTTCTGAGTCTGGGTCGTTCCAAGGATTCCAGTCATCAATTTCAGCTTCCTGCAGGCTGGCAGGGGATATGTCAAATCCGTCTTCCAGATCCCGTAAACTTTCGTAGCTCCTTGGAGGGAACAGCAATATATTGTGCCAGTTTAACCAGCCAACAGGATAATAATTAGATAAAAAAACTTCCGAATTATTTATGTTATGATCCAGAACATATTGCTGGTGTGGAGGAATCCTCCAGATACTGCTGTTTTCAGCATCATTAAAAACAACAATCTGGTGGCCGAAAGAATCCCAGTGAATACTGACCTTGGCACACGGTATGTTAATGCTTTTAAGGAAGAAAGTATCCATGCAGGCCACATCCCTGCAGCAACCGATAATATGACCGTTATTCCTGAAGTACTCCCATTGCCAGTCAGGGTTTGAAATTCCGCAACCAGGAGTGATTTTTCCATCAACGGGAATATAATTTAGTTCAGCTGAAAGATAATCGCCATAATATTCAAGAGAAGAGCTGAGCATGACATCTATGCTATCAGCTATATTCTCAAAATCAGAACCAGAAACATTTTCAGTAGAGAATTTTTCACTCAACAGGAATTCACGCATTTCTTCAAGAGTATCTGTTTCTACGAAATACCACTCAAAATCTTCAAGATTCATTTGCCTGTAGCAGAAAGTAACCGCCCAGTCCGGGTAAATCGGGGAATAAATGGAGTTAATATCTCCGTACGTTGTTCCTTCAGGATATTGATTCTCCGCCTCGAAAAAATAGGGACTGCTAATACTATCGGCTCCCCATACAAGGGCAATATTTGATTCCAGCGAGTATTTTTCAGTATCTAATGAAACTATTTCACCCGTTTCGATGAAATAGTCATACATAGCCAGAACATAGATTTTCAGGTCTTCTTTTACGTCATCTTCACATATCGACAGCACTGCTCCGTAGTCAAGAGCTATAGCTGATGCTAATCTTTTATGGGTTGTTATATCCCTCTTTTCTGCCAGCCAGAAAAGTATCTCAAGCTGAGTATTGTAATCAGGCATCCTGTAATTGAAAGTGTGGACAGGAACTCCGTATTCCTCCATGATCCCAAAAGCCTGTTTTACTTCCGGGTCCTCACTTTCATATAAAATGAAAATTCTCTCCTTTGCAATATTTTCTTCCGGACTGATTCCATCTATGACCTCAGGCAAGTTTTCAAGATCGTTCTTTAAAGACAGGAAACCAGAGACATTAGTCTGGTCAGTGGTTTTTGCTGCCACGGTATATGGTGTCAACATAAGACCTGAGAAGAAAAAAATTAGAACACAGAGCGTTTTGAGTTGTAGCATATTTATTTTACCGACCCCGGAATGGAATTTTGTTTCATCATAAATAAACTTGGATTATTTAATAATAGATATAAGCTAGAAAGATAACATCTTTATCGGAAATCAACATGAAATGTGTGAAACAAAATAGAAAAGCAGATGAACTATTTTTCACGTAGTAATGATGGAATTAGAAAATCAGCAAGATATGAAATACTCAATGTGCTTTTCAAAGCTACAATATAATGGATAATTGCCCTTCAGCTAATATATGATTTCTGATAGGAAATTATATATGGGAACATAAACTCCTATATGTTATTGCAAACGCAGAGCGCAGTTGATAGAAATACGGGGAGTGCTGCTGCTTCAAAACTTGTCACAACATAGGCAGTTGAACAAATTCACCCGGCATTTATTACAGAAAAACATCCTGATTAAAAATGTTAAGAAAAAGTGTCATTTTCATTATTCTATGCCTTTATTCCGTGATAGGCGCAACAGCCATCGGTGTAGGTGTAGCTCCTGCAAATTTTACCTTTGAAGCACATGTCGGAATCACAAACCAACAGTCTCTTTTTGTAATAAATGATGGCGAAGGCATTGCAGAGTACAGAGTCTATGTAGATGATCAATACGTAGACTGGTTTACTATATCGCCGAACAATTTCACACTTGAACCCGGGGAACATAATGAAGTCACAATAGGAGTAAAAGCACCACTTTCAGCAAGTGGGGATTATGACCTGAAAGCTTATGTCATCGCCTCAACACCATCCTCTAACTTTGAGGTTGGCAGCGGTATCAAAATACCTGTGCACCTTACAGTCTCAAATGATAGTCTGTTCTTAATGCTAGGAACTGTAAGTATATTACTGATTGGAATTGTAGCTGCCGGAAGCAGATGGAAAAAAAGAAGGAAAGGAAAGATGACCGGGCAGAGTGACAAAATAGAAACTGCAGATACGGCTGTTTTGACACCTGTGATTGAAAATGCTGATAATCAGGAGGATTTAGAGTCTACTGTTGAAGAAGATTCCGATTCTGTACCTGAGAAATGAACTTGTACATGTCTAAAAAGAGGCTTATTGATTTGCCATAAACAAGCTCAAGCTTGCTAACCATGATTGGTATTTAAAGAAATAAAGATTGAGCTCTGTAGAATTCCTATTTATATGAGTGACACAGACATTGCTCTTTTTCATTTCTACAAAAACAACCTGCAAGCTGAAAACAAAGTGACCATCCGCCAAAGGCGGCATATTCCTATGCTGTCATACAGAAATCACGTGAAGAAAGTATTCCATTGTATTGTGCAGATTATTTATTATTGTCTTATGGGAAAACGCCGGCTTCGCCGGATCCTTCGGGACCATTCAAGTTATTCATAATCCACGATAAATCAGTTTGCAAACTGATAACAACTCAATTATCCGCTGCTATACAGAAATTGTTGCATTCATTTCAGCTTTTGACTATTTAACTGGCAAAGCGACCTGCTTACCTTAAAGTTTTGATGCCAGAATTTCTACAGAGCCAAAGATTGAGTAAATCAAGGAATTGTTATCGTAACATCTGAACTACTTATTCTGACGCTCATATTGTAAAAAGATGCTCTTACAAGACCATCATCTAACATTTCCACATCACCCTGTGTTGAAAGATAATTGTACCAGGCACTGGGGTATTCTGAACATATTGTGAGATTTGTTTCATCTACAGATGGATATGTCTTCTCTTCATGGTCTTCAACCTGAATGTTAATTGTAGAAATGCCATTTCCACCCATGCTGTCGGCTACTCCAACTACATTGAATGTCTGGATATTCAGAAGTCTGGTTTCATTATCTACAGTAATAAAAGGTCTGGATCGTACCAGCGATTCATTGCTTGTGGATTGCTGCAATATTACAGCTCCATTCTCAAATATGTAATCCTGATCTATCCAGAAATTGTTAGATGAACTGTATTTGAAAGACCCTGTAGTAAAATTCATTGTTTTATCTTTAGTATACCGAATCTCAGAATATTCATATGGAGGCAATTTTTCATACTCTATCAAAAATGATCCCTCA is a genomic window containing:
- the cobN gene encoding cobaltochelatase subunit CobN yields the protein MRIVDIGAGTGASQSFLTAGKDLQSSGYDIEVFSFSSENLDLSEKEFRECLDLIESSDFVILRMHGGTAYFRKFVRLKAVLITLDIPVFIQSEITEEMHELRFLFRLSDTHFNAVNTYIQLGGEENSKALFLWAHKHLGNLDVDVPEPVYPRMEGVYHPDYKRNISFEEFNAMSDSSRPTTGVMFWQGQWLTGDLKAIDALIRSLEKEGMNVLPVFCQSAPNPVTGSQGIRKVVEHYFIKDGKPRIDVLILNMGFSQLSLSSPGDGNTVEEIFNFFNLLNVPVLQAMTTYYSYDEWYESIQGLGAMEISSNIVWPEYDGQIITVPIASIESGEGHGTREAVPIMSRVDKVARLARKWAELRRTHVKDRKIAILLHQNPPRSDGVGGAFGLDAPESVVEMLETLKKVGYYVERLPENGNEIVEEILAGISNDCEWLSPEEMIERAADLITGSKYREWFEKVPDIPAKQICRDWGDPPGDFFACDRTLAVPGVMNGNIFIGLQPPRGFLEQVETMYHNTELVMPHHYLAYYRWLGNEFGAHAVIHFGTHGTLEWLPGKATGLSDNCFPDVVLDDIPNLYPYIMDNPGEGMQAKRRSWAVILDHLVPAMTRADGYDSILDLEIKLQDYFRAKRGAEKIKTEQLLEDICHDVLKLELIKDLGLDDGVAPENIEQELERLYDYLCDIKDNLIKDGLHVFGKAPHGKRFEEMVYSLTRLRNGEVPSLRESVARNDELDLRDLQDNPSEMHPEKNVLKGVLLDRVDERSRELIAEMDKKNYEPYQCLAACNLLFPNDNGEVRQVVSYICKTIAPNLLRTEDELKNCLRGLDGGYVPPGPSGSPTRGNSHLIPTGKNFYSIDPAIIPTPVSWEVGKKLAEQMIERHIDEEGQYPENVGIVVFATDTMKTGGDDIAYILWLMGLRPLWSARGGVITGLEVIPLEELGHPRVDVTLRISGLFRDAFPNLVDMIDDGVGMIAALDEAEDENYLRKHLQQELVDSIKKGLGRKEAQERALVRIFGCPPGTYGVGVGELVEASKWDDAKDLADVYVTWGGHAYGRKLKGEKMPELFKERLARLDVTVKNHNSRELDILDNDDDFMYHGGMVAGVKTYGDRDPLSVVGDSSDPDRLKTRTLEEEGRFIFRSRILNPKWLEGLKPHGYRGAQELSAMVDYAFGWDATADIMDDWMYQAVTDNFLFDDDTKQWIEENNPYALRQMAGRLLEAVQRGMWDADEETVRKLMDIYLEAEDVMEGMVE